The proteins below come from a single Benincasa hispida cultivar B227 chromosome 4, ASM972705v1, whole genome shotgun sequence genomic window:
- the LOC120075642 gene encoding 14-3-3 protein 10 → MAAAVPENLSREQYVYLAKLAEQAERYEEMVQFMQKLVLGSTPGSELSVEERNLLSVAYKNVIGSLRAAWRIVSSIEQKEESRKNEEHVVLVKDYRSKVESELSDVCASILQLLDSNLIPSASASESKVFYLKMKGDYHRYLAEFKVGDERKAAAEDTMLAYRAAQDVAVADLAPTHPIRLGLALNFSVFYFEILNQSDKACSMAKEAFEEAIAELDTLGEESYKDSTLIMQLLRDNLTLWTSDAQDQLDES, encoded by the exons ATGGCCGCCGCCGTGCCGGAGAATCTCTCTCGCGAGCAATACGTGTACCTAGCGAAGCTTGCCGAGCAGGCTGAAAGATATGAAGAGATGGTTCAGTTCATGCAGAAACTCGTTCTTGGTTCAACCCCAGGCTCTGAGCTCTCTGTCGAGGAGCGAAATCTTCTCTCTGTCGCTTACAAGAACGTGATTGGCTCACTTCGAGCCGCTTGGCGGATTGTCTCTTCCATCGAGCAAAAGGAGGAGAGCCGTAAGAATGAAGAGCATGTTGTTCTTGTTAAGGATTATAGATCAAAGGTTGAGTCTGAGCTTTCCGACGTCTGTGCGAGTATTCTGCAGCTTTTGGACTCGAATCTTATTCCCTCAGCTTCTGCTAGTGAGTCGAAGGTTTTCTACTTGAAGATGAAAGGGGATTACCATAGGTATTTGGCGGAGTTTAAGGTTGGGGATGAGAGGAAAGCCGCTGCTGAGGATACCATGCTGGCTTATAGGGCTGCTCAG GATGTCGCAGTTGCAGATCTTGCACCCACTCATCCGATAAGGCTTGGGCTGGCACTCAATTTCTCTGTGTTTTACTTCGAGATTCTGAATCAGTCCGATAAAGCATGTAGCATGGCCAAGGAG GCATTTGAGGAAGCCATCGCTGAGTTGGACACTTTGGGTGAAGAATCATACAAGGACAGTACCCTCATCATGCAACTATTGAGGGACAACCTCACTCTCTGGACTTCAGATGCGCAG GACCAGTTAGATGAGTCATAG
- the LOC120076004 gene encoding dnAJ-like protein slr0093 has product MWDDCHRGLPDSHQPQSDQESFINFDFFSAATNFKDYYKTLEVDYDATDHDIRANYIRLALKWHPDKQKDQDIATSRFQEINEAFQVLSDPIKRREYDNKGMLYKYDYTVVEYLNRFKGLILTCNGLGIKHSIW; this is encoded by the exons ATGTGGGACGATTGCCATCGTGGGTTGCCGGACTCCCACCAGCCACAATCCGATCAAGAATCCTTTATTAACTTTGATTTCTTCTCTGCAGCGACTAATTTTAAG gaTTATTACAAGACGTTGGAGGTGGATTACGATGCAACTGATCATGATATTCGAGCCAATTACATACGGCTGGCTCTG AAATGGCATCCTGATAAGCAGAAAGATCAAGATATTGCCACCTCCAGATTTCAGGAAATAAACGAGGCTTTTCAAG TTTTGAGTGATCCCATCAAGAGGAGAGAATACGACAACAAAGGCATGTTGTACAAATATGATTACACCGTAGTT GAATATCTCAACCGTTTCAAGGGCCTTATATTGACTTGCAATGGCCTCGgaattaaacattcaatttggTAG
- the LOC120076371 gene encoding pentatricopeptide repeat-containing protein At1g09900, producing MDITLPAKHYTDGFCLFHRRPSKNRGRKVRAKGRVSSETNSLRLYVGEKGKPRFLVIPSDCSEEPLVRAVPRVDTFSSNGRLQQGEKNLHTHLNGSSSSSSSSSNHSQSFEEFENNNHLRRLVRNGELEEGFKFLEDMVYRGDIPDIIACTSLIRGLCKTGKTRKATRVMEILEDSGAVPDVITYNVLISGYCKSGEIGSALQLLDRMSVSPDVVTYNTILRTLCDSGKLKQAMEVLDRQLQRECYPDVITYTILIEATCKESGVGQAMKLLDEMRDKGCKPDVVTYNVLINGICKEGRLDEAIKFLNHMPSYGCQPNVITHNIILRSMCSTGRWMDAEKLLAEMVRKGCSPSVVTFNILINFLCRKGLLGRAIDVLEKMPQHGCTPNSLSYNPLLHGFCKEKKMDRAIEYLDIMVSRGCYPDIVTYNTLLTALCKDGKVDVAVEILNQLGSKGCSPVLITYNTVIDGLSKVGKTEDAIKLLDEMKGKGLKPDIITYSSLVGGLSREGKVDEAIAFFHDLEEMGVRPNAITYNSIMLGLCKVRQTVRAIDFLAYMVAKGCKPTEASYMILIEGLAYEGLAKEALELLNELCSRGVVKKSSAEQVVVKNTF from the coding sequence ATGGATATAACCTTGCCCGCGAAGCATTATACAGATGGGTTCTGTTTATTTCACCGTCGCCCCTCCAAAAATCGCGGCCGGAAAGTTAGGGCCAAGGGAAGGGTTTCTTCAGAGACCAATTCGTTAAGGCTTTATGTAGGAGAAAAAGGGAAACCTCGGTTTCTCGTTATTCCTTCTGATTGTTCTGAAGAACCCCTTGTTCGTGCGGTTCCAAGGGTCGACACATTTAGTTCCAATGGTAGATTGCAACAGGGGGAGAAAAATCTCCATACCCATTTGAATGGCTCCAgttcttcatcatcttcctcTTCAAATCATTCGCAGAGTTTTGAGGAATTCGAGAACAATAATCATCTTCGTCGACTGGTAAGAAATGGGGAGTTGGAAGAAGGATTTAAATTTCTAGAGGATATGGTTTATCGTGGTGATATTCCTGATATAATTGCTTGCACTAGTTTGATTCGTGGTTTGTGTAAAACTGGAAAAACTAGGAAAGCAACTAGGGTAATGGAAATTTTAGAAGATTCTGGGGCTGTTCCTGATGTGATAACTTACAATGTTCTTATAAGTGGTTACTGTAAATCTGGTGAAATTGGTAGTGCTTTGCAACTTTTGGATCGAATGAGTGTTTCTCCTGATGTTGTTACATACAATACAATCTTGCGTACGCTTTGTGATAGTGGGAAATTGAAGCAAGCAATGGAAGTTCTGGACAGACAACTGCAAAGGGAGTGTTATCCGGATGTAATAACTTATACTATTTTGATTGAAGCAACTTGCAAGGAGAGTGGAGTTGGGCAAGCAATGAAATTGTTGGATGAAATGAGGGACAAAGGATGTAAGCCTGATGTTGTTACTTACAATGTTCTTATAAATGGGATTTGTAAGGAAGGAAGATTAGATGAAGCTATTAAGTTCTTGAATCATATGCCTTCCTATGGTTGCCAACCTAATGTAATCACTCATAACATCATCTTGCGCAGCATGTGTAGTACAGGGAGATGGATGGATGCCGAGAAGCTGTTGGCCGAAATGGTTCGGAAGGGATGTTCACCTAGTGTTGTCACTTTCAATATCTTGATTAATTTCTTGTGTAGAAAGGGGTTGCTTGGTCGAGCAATCGATGTTTTGGAGAAGATGCCTCAGCATGGATGTACTCCAAATTCCCTGAGTTACAACCCATTGCTCCATGGATTctgcaaagagaagaagatggaCCGGGCGATCGAGTATTTGGATATCATGGTTTCGAGAGGCTGTTACCCTGATATTGTGACCTATAATACCCTATTGACAGCATTGTGCAAAGATGGAAAGGTAGACGTTGCAGTTGAGATACTGAATCAACTTGGTAGCAAAGGTTGCTCTCCTGTTTTGATTACATACAACACAGTCATTGATGGGCTGTCAAAGGTAGGTAAAACAGAAGATGCCATAAAACTTCTAGATGAGATGAAGGGAAAAGGACTGAAACCAGATATAATTACATACTCCTCGCTAGTCGGAGGACTGAGCAGAGAAGGAAAAGTTGATGAAGCAATTGCATTTTTCCATGATTTAGAAGAAATGGGTGTGAGGCCAAATGCTATCACATACAACTCTATCATGTTAGGACTCTGTAAGGTTCGACAAACTGTTCGAGCTATTGATTTCTTGGCATACATGGTTGCCAAAGGCTGTAAACCGACCGAGGCTTCATACATGATTCTTATTGAAGGGTTGGCCTATGAAGGTTTAGCCAAGGAGGCATTGGAGTTGCTTAATGAATTGTGCTCTAGAGGAGTTGTGAAGAAGAGTTCTGCAGAGCAGGTGGTggttaaaaacactttttga